The proteins below come from a single Aegilops tauschii subsp. strangulata cultivar AL8/78 chromosome 6, Aet v6.0, whole genome shotgun sequence genomic window:
- the LOC109745194 gene encoding WAT1-related protein At3g30340: MDWKPMVTMLAVVTVFAVMNTLTKMAFNEGMHTTVLIVLRQLTATLFLAPIAYFKERKTRPKMTTEIFVYLFLSALLGASLTQWLFFFGLRYTTATFASAFINMTPMFTFLLALPFKIEKLDVATGSGAAKLTGTAVGLAGAILMALYQGPALTGTPTTDHHATAGAHGGGAWRWAIGSAALLGGSASWSLWFILQSKIGTKYPALYSSTAWMFLLSTAQMAAVGAATEAMTLQVWLPGTALKVVTVLFVGVVGSGLGFLAMSWCVERRGPVFTTAFMPLIQMIAAGINVTVLHEQLHLGSVVGSALVVVGLYLVLWGKSNEASSKPKLPPPSHSKLALDEETEHGDSRIMQSV, encoded by the exons ATGGATTGGAAACCTATGGTGACGATGTTGGCGGTGGTGACTGTGTTTGCGGTGATGAACACGCTGACAAAGATGGCTTTTAACGAAGGGATGCACACCACCGTCCTCATCGTCCTCCGCCAGCTCACCGCCACGCTCTTCCTCGCCCCGATCGCCTACTTCAAAGAGAG gaAGACTAGGCCTAAGATGACCACAGAGATCTTCGTCTACCTCTTCTTGAGTGCCTTGCTCGG AGCGTCACTGACCCAGTGGCTCTTCTTCTTTGGCTTGCGGTACACGACGGCGACGTTCGCGAGCGCCTTCATCAATATGACCCCCATGTTTACCTTCCTGCTGGCGCTCCCCTTCAAGATCGAGAAGCTCGACGTGGCCACCGGCTCTGGCGCAGCCAAGCTCACGGGCACGGCCGTGGGGCTGGCCGGAGCGATTTTGATGGCGCTCTACCAAGGCCCGGCCCTGACGGGGACGCCGACGACGGACCACCATGCTACTGCCGGTGCCCATGGTGGTGGTGCGTGGAGGTGGGCGATTGGGTCGGCGGCGCTGCTGGGCGGCTCGGCGAGCTGGTCGCTGTGGTTCATACTACAGTCCAAGATCGGCACCAAGTACCCCGCTCTGTACTCCAGCACGGCGTGGATGTTCCTGCTGAGCACCGCGCAGATGGCCGCCGTCGGTGCCGCGACGGAGGCGATGACCCTCCAGGTGTGGCTCCCCGGCACGGCACTGAAGGTCGTGACGGTGCTGTTCGTGGGGGTGGTGGGGTCCGGTCTGGGGTTCCTAGCCATGTCGTGGTGCGTGGAGCGGCGGGGGCCGGTGTTCACGACGGCGTTCATGCCGCTCATCCAGATGATCGCCGCCGGGATCAACGTCACGGTGCTCCACGAGCAGCTCCACCTCGGGAGCGTGGTCGGGTCGGCGTTGGTGGTCGTGGGGCTCTACTTGGTGCTCTGGGGGAAGAGCAACGAGGCGAGCAGCAAACCGAAGCTGCCTCCTCCATCACATTCCAAGCTCGCGTTGGATGAAGAAACAGAGCATGGTGATTCACGGATCATGCAGAGTGTGTGA
- the LOC109785023 gene encoding uncharacterized protein, with protein sequence MAPDPAVLPEDALAEVLRHLAPHTLAASRLVCRGWRDTIDARLCGHLLSRSVRGIFINFTQLRFSEFFSCPSTGPEICGGLDFLPCTGVRVTDHCNGLLLCRGLRHERDKALPSDYVVNPATRRWTRLPQCRPPHMPGFDHSAYLAFEPGVSPQYEVFLIPRLLCASVSDDEASHVICH encoded by the coding sequence ATGGCACCGGATCCGGCCGTGCTACCCGAAGATGCCCTCGCGGAGGTCCTCCGACACCTCGCGCCCCACACCCTAGCCGCGTCCCGGCTTGTCTGCAGGGGCTGGCGCGACACCATCGACGCCCGCCTGTGCGGCCACCTGCTCTCGCGCTCGGTGCGCGGGATCTTCATCAACTTCACCCAGCTTAGATTCTCCGAGTTCTTCTCCTGTCCCTCAACAGGCCCAGAGATCTGCGGAGGGCTCGACTTCTTGCCCTGCACGGGCGTCAGGGTCACGGACCACTGCAACGGGCTCTTGCTTTGCCGTGGTCTGAGGCACGAGCGCGACAAGGCACTGCCGAGCGATTATGTCGTCAACCCGGCCACACGTCGGTGGACGCGTTTGCCCCAATGCCGTCCGCCACACATGCCGGGATTCGACCACAGCGCCTACCTCGCGTTCGAGCCAGGCGTGTCGCCGCAGTACGAGGTCTTTCTGATCCCACGCTTGCTGTGTGCCAGCGTGTCAGACGACGAGGCCTCCCATGTCATATGTCATTGA